The following are from one region of the Paenibacillus sabinae T27 genome:
- a CDS encoding portal protein: protein MAKLFETGGIYPPPSHIPRLARYKRGRTIFDGRHPEIYERASSLLKDTPHAAQLKTLFIAVNLMDILLTKPADLLTGEPPTYESGKGPGSREQERLDSIVEENDLTQMTHELVIGGGYRGDSFIKAYYAARADTSETEAIAEELGLTAPESRPEPIIEAVPANIVFPELSVGSRKKFRAINVAWIDWVEEPGGKVVRWIYGKAESYVPYLVVERYIPGYIIYERYKLSEGHVDTEWGVPISTYTIGEQVATGREVDVVETGTPELLIRHIPYKSVDDRWEGINGVEKLESVLSAINERLAQIDYILWKHSDPTSYGPDVDDGGDTTRFGGRYLPLEKDDVTPGYMTWDGQLDAAFRELDILLGLVYQMSETPQWLFGTTLANDKGGTGTSHTDSGAIKARFMPILAKVNRIRAHVDRALRDAIWTAMQLENFANKGVDGFEPYEPIYPRINWRDGIPIDEKEAAEVANIRTGGKPTQSVLDAIKTLDGVDEAMASEMITRIDADEERTMGTVDASVFNDVGGGTTGGAA, encoded by the coding sequence TTGGCGAAGTTATTCGAAACGGGCGGTATCTACCCTCCGCCTTCACATATTCCGCGCCTGGCCCGCTATAAGCGCGGACGAACGATATTTGACGGCCGGCATCCGGAAATATACGAACGGGCGTCGTCGCTGCTCAAGGATACGCCGCACGCTGCGCAGCTCAAAACGTTATTCATCGCGGTGAATTTGATGGACATTTTGCTGACGAAGCCGGCGGACTTGCTAACCGGTGAGCCCCCGACGTACGAGAGCGGCAAAGGACCGGGCTCACGTGAACAGGAACGCCTCGACTCGATCGTTGAGGAGAACGACCTGACGCAAATGACGCACGAACTCGTCATCGGCGGCGGCTATCGCGGCGACTCGTTTATAAAAGCGTATTACGCAGCGCGGGCGGACACCAGCGAGACGGAAGCCATTGCGGAGGAACTCGGCCTGACCGCGCCTGAATCGCGTCCTGAACCGATTATCGAAGCGGTCCCGGCGAACATCGTGTTTCCGGAGTTGTCCGTAGGCTCCCGTAAGAAATTCCGCGCGATTAACGTTGCCTGGATCGATTGGGTCGAAGAGCCCGGCGGAAAAGTTGTGCGGTGGATTTACGGTAAGGCCGAATCGTATGTACCTTATCTCGTAGTCGAGCGGTACATTCCGGGCTATATCATTTACGAGCGCTATAAGCTTTCGGAGGGTCACGTCGATACCGAATGGGGCGTGCCGATTTCAACGTATACGATCGGCGAGCAGGTCGCAACCGGCCGCGAGGTCGACGTAGTTGAGACAGGAACGCCCGAGTTGCTTATCCGGCATATTCCGTACAAGTCCGTTGATGACCGTTGGGAAGGAATTAACGGAGTAGAGAAGCTGGAAAGCGTATTGAGCGCGATTAACGAGCGCTTGGCTCAGATCGACTACATCCTCTGGAAGCACAGCGACCCTACATCGTACGGACCGGACGTTGACGACGGCGGGGATACTACGCGCTTCGGCGGACGCTACCTGCCGCTCGAAAAGGACGACGTGACTCCCGGGTACATGACGTGGGACGGGCAACTAGACGCCGCTTTCCGCGAACTCGATATACTCCTCGGCCTCGTCTACCAAATGTCGGAAACCCCGCAATGGCTATTCGGCACGACGCTCGCCAACGATAAGGGCGGAACCGGCACGTCACACACGGACAGCGGCGCTATTAAAGCCCGCTTCATGCCGATCCTGGCGAAAGTCAACCGTATCCGGGCGCACGTTGACCGCGCTCTCCGTGACGCCATCTGGACCGCGATGCAGCTCGAAAACTTCGCGAATAAAGGCGTTGACGGATTCGAGCCGTACGAGCCTATTTATCCGCGTATCAACTGGCGCGATGGCATCCCGATCGATGAAAAAGAAGCGGCCGAAGTTGCGAACATCCGTACGGGCGGCAAGCCGACGCAATCCGTACTCGATGCAATCAAAACGCTTGACGGCGTTGATGAAGCGATGGCGTCCGAAATGATAACGCGTATTGACGCGGACGAAGAGCGGACAATGGGAACGGTCGACGCTTCGGTATTTAACGATGTGGGCGGAGGAACAACCGGAGGGGCTGCGTAG
- a CDS encoding phage minor capsid protein has translation MAAPIPDPDYDYDVNLLVKAFKDALLAIAGELSRLDLTGISRANAKAALAEVAAILRGLNTESAAWVEKHVPKAATDGVIRAIVDLGAVETVEEAEKIAKFNRINREFVAAAVADTQADILAVTQNVDRRVKQAVRQATAESLRANLTKGVNGQRTLNADMLQRMRKTLGSAIDTGIVDSASRRWSPENYVQMLTRTKMSQTHREATTNEAVSRGAYYAVVSRHGAKDACSKYEGTIVKLTPDAPGSYPYVGDIPRRELFHPCCRHTLSPIRDPKEVRRLEEEMGRSNGITRI, from the coding sequence GTGGCCGCGCCTATTCCCGATCCGGACTACGATTACGACGTTAACCTGCTCGTTAAAGCGTTTAAGGACGCACTCTTAGCGATAGCCGGCGAGTTATCGCGCTTAGATTTAACGGGAATCTCCCGCGCTAATGCGAAGGCCGCACTCGCCGAGGTTGCGGCTATTTTGCGTGGGCTTAACACTGAGTCGGCGGCATGGGTCGAGAAACACGTACCAAAAGCGGCAACCGACGGAGTTATCCGCGCTATCGTAGACCTCGGCGCAGTGGAAACGGTAGAGGAAGCGGAGAAGATTGCGAAGTTTAATCGGATCAATCGCGAGTTTGTAGCGGCAGCCGTTGCGGATACACAAGCGGACATCTTGGCCGTTACCCAAAACGTAGACCGCCGCGTTAAGCAGGCCGTACGCCAGGCAACCGCTGAATCCTTGCGCGCTAATCTGACGAAAGGCGTTAACGGCCAACGCACCCTAAACGCCGACATGCTGCAGCGGATGAGGAAAACGTTAGGTAGCGCGATTGATACCGGGATTGTGGATAGCGCCTCGCGTCGGTGGTCGCCTGAAAATTATGTTCAGATGCTGACACGGACAAAAATGTCGCAGACACACCGCGAAGCTACAACGAACGAGGCCGTTTCTCGCGGCGCTTATTATGCAGTGGTATCAAGGCATGGCGCTAAGGATGCATGCTCTAAGTATGAAGGAACAATCGTCAAACTAACTCCTGACGCACCGGGTTCCTATCCGTACGTCGGAGACATACCACGACGCGAGCTTTTTCACCCGTGCTGCCGGCACACTTTAAGCCCAATAAGAGATCCGAAGGAGGTTCGTAGGCTTGAAGAAGAGATGGGACGCTCAAATGGTATTACGAGAATTTAG
- a CDS encoding scaffolding protein, whose product MKNDNERYRYPLNLQLFAEGDPDPDHNPPADPQDPPKTFTQDELDRIVADRIARERKKTEKFADYDDIKAKLSEFEKSEAERQKAEMSATERLEAEKAEALKKAQEAEERGNAALTAANQRLVNAEFKALARDANVPADRLAAALKLADLSEVTVDDEGNPQGVEDAVKALIEANPYLVAETKPKEIGKPSGGADPQDKTKEQLLKEAAEKARKTGRIEDRMAYSALKDELNK is encoded by the coding sequence ATGAAAAACGATAACGAACGCTATAGATATCCGCTTAATCTGCAACTGTTTGCGGAGGGCGATCCCGACCCGGACCATAATCCGCCAGCCGATCCGCAAGACCCGCCAAAGACGTTTACGCAGGACGAACTCGACCGTATTGTAGCGGACCGAATCGCGCGTGAACGTAAGAAAACGGAGAAATTCGCAGATTACGACGATATCAAAGCGAAGTTGTCCGAATTTGAAAAGTCCGAAGCCGAGCGCCAGAAAGCGGAAATGTCCGCTACCGAACGCTTGGAAGCGGAAAAAGCAGAAGCGCTGAAAAAGGCGCAGGAAGCGGAAGAACGCGGTAACGCCGCACTTACCGCAGCGAATCAGCGCCTGGTTAACGCGGAGTTTAAGGCGCTGGCCCGCGACGCTAACGTGCCTGCTGACCGCTTGGCCGCTGCGCTGAAACTGGCGGACTTGAGCGAAGTAACGGTCGATGACGAAGGGAATCCGCAAGGAGTAGAGGACGCGGTAAAGGCGTTGATTGAGGCTAATCCGTACCTGGTGGCGGAGACGAAACCGAAGGAGATCGGCAAGCCTAGCGGCGGCGCTGATCCGCAAGACAAAACGAAGGAGCAATTGCTCAAGGAAGCCGCAGAAAAGGCGCGGAAGACCGGACGGATTGAAGACCGAATGGCGTACTCGGCGCTCAAGGACGAACTGAACAAGTAA
- a CDS encoding phage tail fiber protein, which produces MQISNWLSAQLLNAALRNVTFDGPDTVYIALYTSDPTQADTGTEVSGGSYARQTIAFGVPAVISGKQTVSNSAEIVFPVATADWGLVTHIGLRTAVSGGNLLWSKALDNPRTLLTGDRPRFAVDAVSVKFTQ; this is translated from the coding sequence ATGCAAATTTCGAATTGGCTTTCCGCTCAACTACTTAACGCTGCTCTGCGCAATGTAACGTTTGATGGGCCGGACACCGTCTATATCGCGCTTTACACGTCAGACCCAACGCAGGCGGATACAGGAACGGAAGTAAGCGGAGGTTCTTACGCAAGGCAAACGATCGCGTTCGGCGTGCCTGCGGTTATCAGCGGCAAGCAAACGGTCAGTAATAGCGCGGAGATCGTATTCCCCGTTGCGACTGCGGACTGGGGCCTCGTAACGCACATCGGATTACGTACGGCGGTATCAGGCGGTAATCTGCTGTGGTCGAAGGCGCTGGATAATCCGCGTACGTTGCTGACTGGCGACCGTCCGCGCTTTGCTGTCGATGCTGTATCGGTCAAATTTACGCAGTAA
- a CDS encoding minor capsid protein, protein MAATITIADTNALLRVLVPGFTFVGLEFATGNPDDCAYTRINGGDAPSEWTPKSYPSIQIVLRAKLAATAETKANAIYAALHGKTEFTIGTQRVVKCVAEQSAPWYLGKDDSARSMYSLNFTLTTI, encoded by the coding sequence GTGGCGGCCACGATCACCATAGCGGACACTAACGCGCTGCTTCGCGTACTGGTTCCCGGATTCACCTTCGTCGGACTTGAGTTCGCGACAGGCAATCCGGATGACTGCGCATATACGCGGATAAACGGAGGCGACGCGCCGAGCGAATGGACGCCGAAATCCTACCCGTCGATTCAGATCGTATTGCGTGCGAAATTGGCTGCGACGGCTGAAACGAAGGCTAACGCGATTTATGCGGCGCTGCACGGTAAGACCGAGTTTACTATCGGAACGCAGCGCGTAGTTAAATGCGTGGCCGAACAGAGTGCGCCGTGGTATCTCGGCAAAGACGATAGCGCGCGGTCAATGTATTCGCTCAATTTTACGTTAACGACAATTTAA
- a CDS encoding SU10 major capsid protein codes for MAKIYDASMVGKKESVVDELLLLNPHQTPLLNMLGFADPVTAVEHIWFEDEMFPDETVTTASALIDATSVVVADVTPFRVGSVIKIGDELLYVSAIDPGTKTLTVTRAYASTTAAAVSSGAKVEFLFDEGVEGADARAARYKARVRKSNLTQIFTDSVELSGTAKAVAQYGISNLYEYEKQKKLLELALQVEKAAINGVSYESGQVRQMKGIRQFITTNVTNVGGALTLSAINTLAQTVYDAGGFANGGNYKIMVPAKQKVALSAADANKVTLTRGENTRGQVVDFVVTDFGQFEVALNQNLSPDELFLVDANRIAIRPLVTRDFTHTYLGVKGDYETGQIVGEYTLQLEQEKAHGRLKGLS; via the coding sequence ATGGCTAAAATTTATGACGCATCTATGGTCGGAAAAAAGGAATCAGTGGTAGATGAACTTCTGCTACTCAATCCGCATCAAACTCCGTTGCTGAACATGCTTGGTTTTGCTGATCCAGTTACAGCGGTAGAGCATATTTGGTTCGAAGATGAAATGTTTCCGGACGAAACGGTAACTACCGCATCCGCGCTGATTGACGCTACTTCCGTCGTGGTAGCGGACGTAACTCCTTTCCGTGTCGGTTCCGTAATCAAGATCGGCGACGAGCTGCTGTACGTTTCCGCAATCGACCCCGGTACTAAAACGCTGACTGTTACGCGGGCATACGCTTCGACTACGGCCGCTGCGGTATCGTCTGGCGCTAAAGTCGAGTTCCTGTTCGACGAAGGCGTAGAAGGCGCGGACGCTCGCGCAGCCCGTTACAAAGCGCGCGTACGTAAGTCCAACCTTACGCAAATCTTCACGGATTCGGTTGAGCTTTCCGGAACCGCAAAAGCCGTCGCTCAGTACGGAATTAGCAATCTGTACGAGTACGAGAAACAGAAGAAACTGCTTGAGCTTGCGCTGCAGGTGGAAAAGGCCGCGATTAACGGCGTTTCTTACGAATCCGGCCAAGTTCGTCAAATGAAAGGTATACGCCAATTCATCACAACCAACGTTACCAACGTAGGCGGAGCGCTTACACTTTCTGCGATCAATACCTTGGCACAGACAGTATACGACGCCGGCGGTTTTGCGAACGGTGGGAACTACAAAATTATGGTTCCAGCTAAGCAAAAGGTCGCTCTTTCCGCTGCGGATGCGAACAAAGTAACCTTGACTCGCGGTGAAAACACTCGCGGACAAGTCGTAGACTTCGTCGTAACTGATTTTGGACAGTTTGAGGTTGCCCTTAACCAAAATCTCTCCCCTGACGAGCTTTTCCTTGTAGACGCTAACCGCATTGCCATTCGCCCGCTGGTAACGCGTGACTTCACGCATACCTATCTTGGCGTGAAGGGGGATTATGAGACGGGCCAAATCGTCGGCGAGTACACACTGCAACTTGAACAAGAGAAAGCGCACGGCCGTCTGAAAGGTCTGTCGTAA
- a CDS encoding phage tail domain-containing protein yields the protein MNYDVAVNGVWLSTQGAALYERKLPVLPEMDDNTVKIAGTDGVIDFGGSYSARLLNLTFEITVSGADFHRTVAYLARTFNAKRGEITLEFSDMPGKYYRAIYAGTLALGETGSRLIDVSLRMNDPWPTGDEVVTEFMITASPTAVQIESEADVRAQPVITVTNTGWNTVNGFTVTNEYEYQ from the coding sequence ATGAACTACGACGTTGCGGTTAATGGCGTTTGGCTATCAACGCAAGGGGCAGCGCTCTATGAACGGAAATTGCCCGTCCTGCCGGAAATGGACGACAATACCGTGAAGATCGCTGGCACAGACGGCGTTATCGATTTCGGCGGGTCGTACAGCGCTCGGCTATTGAATCTTACGTTCGAGATAACGGTAAGTGGTGCGGACTTTCACCGGACCGTGGCGTATCTGGCGCGAACGTTTAACGCCAAGCGCGGCGAGATTACGCTAGAGTTTTCGGACATGCCCGGAAAGTATTATCGCGCGATTTATGCCGGGACGTTGGCGCTAGGCGAGACGGGCAGCCGCTTGATTGACGTAAGCCTGCGAATGAACGACCCGTGGCCGACCGGCGACGAAGTTGTAACGGAGTTTATGATAACCGCGTCTCCTACTGCGGTCCAGATCGAATCAGAAGCGGACGTAAGGGCGCAACCGGTTATCACGGTTACAAATACCGGCTGGAACACGGTCAACGGATTTACGGTAACGAACGAATACGAATATCAATAA
- a CDS encoding phage tail tape measure protein — translation MITIDTAATEVAGIRAVITADISQYTAGVEQAKKKASELGHSAHQAEASFMGLNMALKDVGASSAQITKINDALRRSNPELLRKQIAAVTDEMRKLGASAAEIDKVAKEIERNALSTHRTANEVKALGAAYIGLAVAMAAIITKSVQTAASFEQAMAKVKAITQATGAEFERLREQAIQLGASTVFSASQAADAQALLAQAGFKTNDVMTALPGVLSLAAAGQMDLATTAGIASSVLNGFRLETEETGRVVDVLAKASIDSNADISDLGLSMKYVAPVAANMGLSIEEASAAVEALSNAGIRGEQAGTSLRAILLQLASPSEEAAFYMDKLGVSIQDSAGNVLPFAQIIGQMQGAFSRLTQAQQADVAATLVGQEAASGFLTLISNGQSTLESYTASLQNAGGTAEQVAGTQMDTLKGAANEMQSALESAGITVGDKFAPAVRLVVEQITGLINGFTNLNTPMQGAIIAFTTAGPIIGGLIAAGVSLVAVLKEVAASATIAGVGMRAFTASIPIIGAISIAISALAAGAAALAGKYAETKKAAEDFAAAQTSLNDALSKSPLTRTTGDLEDLRGRIEETTQALRDREAIERRIANLKGGNTGKDWRAGAAELSKLNDELDAADKRLRDLGYASGEDAAGGIAKMNKAINDSVPALLQEERANLQAAAASNERLTSIESNIATYKKLSNAQKLDAGQKEQLQAATAALIKQYPGLHTVMDEEGNIRITNINLAETQANAERSLLDGTLKVEKARIEQMERTTKAQKAAIEAQIANYQALLKTMNAVISASGSSALTHPDSLASEKVYARGQQRLNALYPEQNQVQSALNELEAQRSALTSGNLDAFSGRTTGAGVDLSKPKKQRTTKPKTGKTPEELAAEARKAAYEADLKTVQFQSEFYDLSADAQIKKYEELRKKHAQFLKESVDDARTLTLQIKKLQEDSVQSRYDFSATWIDAEEKRMEDSGKTELQIAETKLASWTRLRNRYGKDSEYYKKADEQVRQSRKDVAAAQEKEAQDQYDASAKFIDAEERRMTDAGKSESEVAQMKIDAWTRVRNKYAANTEYYEQADKELYEARKDLAQQRMEVVNALVDAEKKAIDKAKQADIDAIEKRKKAALDDYDARINAIQKLRDANKTINSDADYATQLAEKNARLSELQSAVGQPGIDERDALLKEIAQMQLEHDRDLADRTLETQQQALKDEKDAQEAAFDKEKSDTEAQYDALMAAFDSYSGDIKTIEAGISAFRVSSAASANADILTGLDAFVTEYSAKMAVITAARAEAQEALDITEYNANKDAYNAAKAAGNTAEMARLSARNAELRAKYSVTKDTGKLQHFADGGVVKGAYGQAVPVIAHAQELILTPQQQSVLFSMLSVPKLAAQAPAAPTYITNNIDMGANEVVLTDKVDVQTFYDERVRAASRLQSMGIKDV, via the coding sequence GTGATTACGATAGATACCGCAGCAACAGAAGTCGCCGGCATTAGGGCGGTCATAACCGCTGATATCTCGCAATACACAGCCGGCGTAGAGCAGGCGAAGAAGAAGGCGTCAGAACTCGGCCACTCTGCGCACCAGGCGGAAGCGTCGTTCATGGGCCTTAATATGGCGCTCAAGGATGTCGGTGCATCTTCCGCTCAGATTACGAAAATTAACGATGCTCTCCGCCGGTCGAATCCGGAATTACTCCGCAAACAGATCGCAGCCGTTACGGACGAGATGCGTAAGCTTGGCGCAAGCGCAGCGGAAATCGATAAGGTCGCGAAGGAGATCGAACGGAACGCACTATCCACACACCGGACAGCGAACGAAGTCAAAGCGTTAGGCGCGGCCTATATCGGACTTGCCGTTGCGATGGCGGCGATTATTACGAAGTCCGTTCAGACAGCGGCGTCGTTCGAGCAGGCAATGGCGAAGGTCAAGGCGATTACGCAGGCGACCGGAGCAGAGTTCGAGCGGCTACGTGAGCAGGCGATACAACTCGGAGCGTCAACGGTATTTAGCGCTTCGCAAGCGGCAGATGCGCAGGCCCTCTTAGCACAGGCGGGATTTAAAACGAATGACGTTATGACGGCGCTGCCTGGCGTACTGTCGTTAGCTGCCGCTGGTCAAATGGACCTTGCGACAACGGCTGGCATTGCGTCAAGCGTCCTGAACGGGTTCCGCTTAGAAACGGAAGAGACAGGGCGCGTCGTTGACGTACTGGCGAAGGCGTCAATCGACTCTAACGCAGACATTTCGGACCTGGGCCTAAGCATGAAGTACGTCGCACCGGTTGCTGCAAATATGGGCCTGTCCATCGAAGAAGCGTCGGCAGCAGTCGAGGCGCTATCCAACGCCGGTATTCGCGGTGAGCAAGCGGGCACGTCATTACGCGCTATCCTTCTGCAACTCGCGTCGCCGTCCGAAGAGGCTGCGTTTTACATGGATAAACTCGGCGTTTCAATCCAAGACAGCGCCGGAAACGTCCTCCCATTCGCACAGATCATCGGTCAGATGCAAGGGGCCTTTTCCCGTCTGACTCAAGCGCAGCAAGCGGACGTCGCCGCAACGCTCGTCGGCCAAGAGGCGGCAAGCGGATTCCTAACGTTGATTTCTAACGGCCAGTCAACGCTCGAGTCGTACACGGCATCGCTTCAAAACGCAGGCGGTACGGCCGAACAAGTCGCCGGAACGCAAATGGACACGCTCAAAGGCGCGGCTAACGAGATGCAGTCCGCGCTCGAATCCGCCGGTATCACGGTGGGCGATAAGTTTGCGCCAGCCGTCCGGTTGGTCGTCGAGCAGATTACGGGCCTAATCAACGGATTTACGAATCTGAATACGCCGATGCAGGGCGCAATCATCGCGTTTACTACAGCGGGACCGATTATAGGCGGGTTGATAGCGGCTGGGGTTTCGCTCGTTGCCGTATTGAAAGAGGTTGCAGCTTCCGCAACTATTGCGGGAGTCGGTATGCGGGCTTTTACCGCAAGCATCCCGATTATCGGCGCAATCTCAATCGCCATTTCCGCGTTAGCAGCGGGCGCAGCAGCACTCGCGGGCAAATACGCAGAGACGAAAAAGGCTGCGGAAGACTTTGCGGCAGCACAAACGTCTCTGAACGATGCGCTCAGTAAGTCGCCGTTAACGCGAACAACTGGCGATCTCGAAGACTTGCGCGGCAGAATCGAAGAAACTACGCAGGCACTACGCGACCGTGAAGCGATCGAGCGGAGGATTGCGAACCTGAAAGGCGGAAATACCGGAAAGGACTGGCGGGCCGGAGCTGCGGAACTCTCGAAGCTGAACGATGAGCTCGACGCTGCGGACAAGAGATTGCGCGATTTGGGGTACGCGAGCGGCGAGGACGCAGCGGGCGGGATTGCGAAGATGAACAAGGCGATTAACGACTCGGTTCCGGCGTTATTGCAGGAGGAGCGCGCCAATTTGCAGGCAGCAGCCGCGAGTAACGAACGGTTAACCTCGATTGAATCGAACATCGCTACGTATAAGAAGCTCTCTAATGCGCAGAAACTCGACGCCGGCCAAAAAGAACAATTACAAGCCGCTACCGCTGCGTTAATCAAGCAGTACCCCGGACTACACACGGTAATGGACGAAGAGGGCAACATCCGTATTACGAATATCAATCTAGCGGAGACACAGGCGAATGCCGAACGCAGCTTACTCGATGGTACGCTTAAAGTCGAAAAGGCACGCATAGAGCAGATGGAACGTACGACGAAAGCGCAGAAAGCCGCTATCGAGGCGCAAATCGCGAACTATCAAGCGCTGCTAAAAACGATGAACGCCGTTATTAGCGCATCCGGAAGTTCAGCGCTAACCCATCCGGACTCGCTCGCGTCTGAGAAAGTATACGCTCGCGGGCAGCAACGACTCAACGCGCTATATCCGGAACAGAACCAAGTACAATCGGCGCTTAACGAATTGGAAGCGCAGAGGTCCGCACTAACGAGCGGAAACTTGGACGCATTTTCCGGCAGAACGACCGGGGCTGGCGTTGACCTATCGAAGCCGAAAAAGCAGAGAACAACGAAGCCCAAAACGGGTAAGACGCCGGAAGAGCTCGCAGCCGAAGCGCGTAAGGCCGCGTACGAAGCCGATCTTAAAACGGTACAGTTCCAATCGGAGTTTTACGATTTATCCGCTGATGCGCAGATAAAGAAATATGAAGAACTGCGGAAGAAACACGCACAATTCCTCAAAGAGTCCGTTGACGATGCGCGAACACTGACGCTTCAAATCAAGAAGCTGCAGGAAGACAGCGTCCAATCGCGCTATGACTTCTCGGCAACGTGGATCGATGCGGAGGAAAAGCGTATGGAGGACAGCGGTAAGACCGAGCTCCAAATCGCAGAAACAAAGCTCGCAAGTTGGACGCGTCTCCGTAACCGCTACGGTAAGGACTCCGAATATTACAAGAAAGCGGACGAACAAGTGCGCCAATCCCGTAAGGACGTAGCGGCCGCGCAGGAAAAGGAAGCGCAGGACCAGTACGATGCTTCTGCGAAGTTTATTGATGCAGAGGAACGCCGCATGACAGACGCCGGCAAGTCCGAATCGGAAGTCGCGCAAATGAAGATCGATGCGTGGACTCGGGTTCGAAACAAATACGCCGCGAACACGGAGTATTACGAACAGGCCGATAAGGAGCTGTACGAAGCGCGCAAAGACCTGGCGCAGCAGCGTATGGAAGTCGTTAACGCCCTCGTTGACGCGGAAAAGAAAGCGATCGATAAGGCGAAGCAAGCGGACATCGACGCAATTGAAAAGCGCAAGAAGGCGGCACTCGACGATTACGACGCGCGCATTAACGCTATCCAGAAGCTACGCGATGCTAACAAAACGATCAATTCGGACGCCGACTATGCGACGCAGCTTGCGGAGAAAAACGCACGCCTCTCCGAATTGCAGTCCGCAGTCGGTCAGCCGGGCATCGATGAACGCGACGCGCTGCTTAAAGAGATCGCGCAAATGCAGCTCGAACACGACCGCGACTTAGCGGACCGCACGCTCGAAACGCAGCAGCAAGCGCTCAAGGACGAAAAGGATGCGCAAGAGGCCGCGTTCGACAAGGAGAAATCCGATACCGAAGCGCAGTACGACGCGCTCATGGCCGCCTTTGACTCGTATAGCGGCGATATCAAAACGATTGAAGCGGGCATCTCGGCGTTCCGCGTGTCTTCCGCCGCCAGCGCTAATGCGGATATTCTTACGGGACTCGACGCTTTCGTAACGGAATACAGCGCGAAGATGGCGGTAATAACGGCCGCCCGAGCCGAGGCGCAGGAAGCGCTAGACATCACGGAGTATAACGCGAACAAGGATGCGTATAACGCGGCGAAAGCGGCCGGCAACACGGCGGAAATGGCGAGGTTATCGGCGCGGAATGCGGAGTTACGCGCGAAGTACAGCGTTACGAAGGACACCGGTAAGCTGCAGCACTTCGCGGACGGCGGCGTTGTTAAGGGTGCGTACGGCCAGGCGGTTCCAGTCATCGCGCACGCACAAGAACTTATATTAACGCCGCAACAACAGAGTGTGCTATTCAGCATGCTCTCCGTTCCTAAACTAGCAGCGCAGGCTCCCGCAGCACCGACATATATTACGAATAATATCGACATGGGGGCTAACGAGGTTGTTCTTACGGATAAGGTCGATGTTCAGACGTTTTACGACGAACGCGTCCGGGCTGCTTCGAGGCTGCAGTCGATGGGAATCAAAGATGTTTAA